A genomic stretch from Anopheles nili chromosome X, idAnoNiliSN_F5_01, whole genome shotgun sequence includes:
- the LOC128728331 gene encoding 39S ribosomal protein L3, mitochondrial: MFSSTSVSTLLRSLLPSPWSSTIVRSKNYLNRPRLRNPVWFVKKTRTLHDEQFTVDNTAFLKEVKLETIQAAAQRNQSNLLQLANNDQVAQWSPGLKRTGVIAKKIGQYPMWTKNGQKIRTTLLQIIDNEVVKYIPPEEYRPSQEPRQRRNWRRPYGCLLVGAEHGDPSLFTKEYAGLFQNSGVLPKKHLCRFIISPEAALSPGTALTVGHFRVGDYVDVRGLTVDRGFQGVVKRHGFKGMPKSHGVTKTHRRPGNIGAGGNKARVWPGTKMPGHMGNRWRVLRGLQILRINAQHNVLWVMGSNIAGNTNGIVYIYDTVLPLRKHGAKGVRPGPPPFPTALEPLPADAGDVWLEDLHDFRSLSITYSASNE; encoded by the exons ATGTTTTCGTCTACAAGCGTGTCAACACTGCTTCGCTCGCTATTACCCAGCCCGTG GAGCAGCACTATCGTGCGGTCGAAGAATTACCTCAATCGGCCACGGCTTCGCAATCCCGTCTGGTTCGTAAAGAAAACGCGCACG CTGCACGATGAACAATTCACCGTGGATAACACCGCATTTCTGAAAGAAGTAAAGTTGGAAACCATCCAAGCGGCAGCACAACGCAACCAGTCGAATCTGCTGCAGTTAGCAAACAACGATCAAGTTGCCCAATGGAGCCCGGGCTTGAAGCGGACGGGCGTGATTGCCAAAAAGATCGGCCAGTATCCAATGTGGACGAAAAATGGTCAGAAAATACGTACCACACTGTTGCAG ATCATCGACAATGAGGTTGTAAAGTACATACCACCGGAAGAGTATCGTCCATCGCAGGAACCACGCCAGCGACGCAATTGGCGCAGACCTTACGGCTGTCTGCTGGTTGGAGCGGAACATGGTGATCCTTCACTCTTCACCAAGGAGTACGCCGGATTGTTCCAGAACTCGGGAGTCCTGCCTAAGAAGCACCTGTGTCGGTTCATCATCTCACCCGAGGCTGCCCTTTCGCCTGGGACCGCCCTCACCGTCGGACACTTTCGCGTGGGTGACTACGTGGACGTGAGGGGACTTACGGTTGACCGAGGGTTCCAGGGTGTTGTCAAGCGACACGGTTTCAAGGGCATGCCGAAATCACACGGTGTTACGAAGACCCACCGTAGGCCTGGTAATATTGGCGCAGGTGGTAATAAGGCACGTGTCTGGCCTGGCACCAAGATGCCCGGTCACATGGGCAACCGTTGGCGGGTGTTGCGTGGTCTTCAGATTTTGCGTATTAATGCTCAGCATAATGTGCTGTGGGTGATGGGTAGCAATATCGCTGGCAACACGAATGGCATCGTGTATATTTACGATACAGTGCTACCGCTGCGGAAGCATGGTGCAAAGGGTGTGCGACCTGGGCCTCCACCCTTCCCGACTGCCCTGGAACCGCTTCCGGCAGATGCGGGCGACGTTTGGCTGGAGGACTTGCACGATTTCCGCAGCCTCTCCATCACGTATAGTGCCAGCAACGAGTAG
- the LOC128728328 gene encoding tRNA-dihydrouridine(20) synthase [NAD(P)+]-like → MKSGLDYRNKLILAPMVRVGTLPMRLLSLEYGADLVYTEEIIDWKLLRAERHTNEVLGTVDYIDTTDGTVVFRTCPVERERVILQIGTASVERAVAVGKLVQQDVAAIDVNMGCPKDFSIKGGMGVALLYDLPRAKAILEALVQAVTIPVTCKIRVMPDPDETVQLARELQSTGISAIGVHGRTKTERPRDPVNEDAIARVATALHIPVIANGGSQSITRRHDVIKFTQRCSTTSAMVARAAEWNCSVFRPDGPLPLDDVIRRYLELSVRYDNSPSNTKYCVQMMLRSLQETPIGRRLLDSQTMQQICDIWDMGEYCRETQLRYHYAGIKGRRACRPRTLSVSDETGKDGSEPAASKKQCIEEVEPSEPLIEENICFIRSNFTDDKELPKSKLYLHAIRGGLPRAQYEVEQKDKLFRAIIRFDGQRYTSSFWEKNKRYAEQAAALVCLLTRGVESRDELIRNGAMLPAKKPTDGESCLESSIAESISVQHTMISASNLDFKEEGKSC, encoded by the exons atgaagaGCGGTTTGGATTATCGAAATAAACTAATTCTGGCGCCGATGGTGCGTGTTGGTACCCTACCAATGCGCTTGCTTTCACTGGAGTATGGTGCCGACTTAGTCTACACCGAGGAAATCATCGATTGGAAGTTGTTGCGGGCTGAAAGACACACAAATG AGGTGCTCGGAACGGTGGATTATATCGATACCACAGATGGCACGGTTGTGTTTCGTACTTGTCCGGTTGAACGTGAGCGAGTGATTCTACAGATTGGCACAGCTTCCGTGGAACGGGCTGTTGCTGTAGGAAAACTG GTGCAGCAGGATGTGGCTGCCATCGACGTGAACATGGGTTGCCCAAAGGATTTTTCGATCAAAGGCGGCATGGGAGTTGCGCTACTGTACGATCTACCCCGGGCGAAGGCCATCCTTGAAGCTCTAGTCCAGGCCGTGACTATTCCTGTGACTTGCAAAATCCGTGTCATGCCCGATCCCGACGAAACGGTACAGCTAGCCCGGGAGTTGCAATCAACCGGTATCAGTGCGATCGGTGTTCACGGGCGCACGAAAACGGAACGACCACGTGATCCAGTTAATGAAG ATGCAATTGCTCGGGTGGCCACTGCGCTGCACATTCCGGTCATTGCGAATGGTGGTTCACAAAGCATTACACGCCGCCACGATGTGATTAAATTCACGCAACGTTGCTCCACTACTAGCGCTATGGTGGCACGGGCCGCCGAGTGGAACTGTTCCGTTTTCCGGCCAGATGGTCCGCTTCCGCTAGACGATGTCATCCGTCGGTACCTCGAGCTGTCCGTGCGTTACGACAACTCACCATCGAACACCAAGTACTGCGTGCAGATGATGCTGCGCAGTTTGCAGGAAACGCCAATCGGTAGAAGGCTACTGGACAGCCAAACTATGCAGCAAATCTG TGACATCTGGGATATGGGCGAGTACTGTCGGGAGACACAGCTACGCTATCATTACGCCGGAATCAAAGGAAGACGCGCCTGCCGACCCCGTACACTCTCGGTTAGCGACGAAACGGGGAAGGATGGCAGTGAGCCAGCCGCGAGCAAGAAACAATGCATCGAAGAAGTCGAACCCTCGGAACCGTTGATCGAGGAGAACATTTGCTTCATACGGTCGAACTTCACAGACG ATAAGGAACTACCAAAATCGAAGCTGTACCTACACGCCATTCGTGGGGGGTTACCTCGAGCACAGTACGAGGTAGAACAGAAAGACAAGCTGTTTCGGGCGATTATCCGGTTCGATGGACAACGGTACACTAGCTCGTTCTGGGAGAAGAACAAACGTTATGCCGAGCAAGCAGCAGCcttggtttgtttgctcacTCGAGGCGTGGAATCGCGAGACGAGCTGATCCGGAACGGGGCCATGCTTCCCGCCAAAAAACCAACTGATGGTGAAAGTTGTTTAGAAAGCTCGATAGCCGAAAGCATTAGCGTGCAGCACACGATGATTTCGGCCTCAAATCTCGACTTCAAAGAAGAAGGGAAAAGTTGTTAG
- the LOC128728333 gene encoding SREBP regulating gene protein, which produces MCYVVIAKFIRRRLVLAIIFLLSLSYCMVHMILKNNRLNLNGDYLQTQLRHKTIIWTKPRPAYPPPWIDTASEGAYNNTDEQPAPTSCRNSIQGKSLIVDDRGYVCSHSELLTNGCCNSEDSDPRQLFPCTTCLPNRCCAVFEYCVSCCLNPDKRPILEEVLAKANGRQVALYAEVTDQFELCLTKCRTNSQSVQNENKYRNPAQKHCYGEMTDALWLSASGKDAQKPFPDDG; this is translated from the exons ATGTGTTATGTTGTGATCGCAAAGTTCATTCGTCGGCGATTGGTGTTAGCGAttatttttctgctttccTTGTCCTACTGTATGGTTCATATGATCCTGAAG AACAACAGGTTAAACCTGAATGGAGATTATCTACAAACGCAGCTTCGTCATAAAACCATCATCTGGACCAAACCACGGCCAGCGTACCCACCACCCTGGATCGATACGGCATCAGAAGGAGCGTACAACAACACCGATGAGCAACCTGCTCCGACCAGTTGCCGCAATTCCATCCAGGGCAAATCGCTCATCGTGGATGATCGAGGCTACGTATGCTCGCATTCGGAGCTGCTGACGAATGGATGCTGCAACAGCGAGGATAGCGATCCTCGTCAACTGTTCCCGTGCACCACGTGTCTGCCCAACCGGTGCTGCGCGGTGTTCGAGTACTGCGTTTCCTGTTGTTTGAATCCCGACAAG CGACCGATCCTGGAAGAGGTGCTAGCCAAAGCGAATGGGCGACAGGTCGCGCTGTACGCCGAAGTGACCGACCAGTTCGAGCTGTGCTTAACCAAATGCCGCACCAACTCGCAATCGGTACAGAACGAGAATAAGTATCGAAATCCGGCGCAGAAGCACTGCTACGGGGAGATGACCGATGCGCTTTGGCTGTCCGCTAGCGGCAAGGACGCGCAGAAACCTTTCCCGGACGATGGCTGA